A window of the Leucothrix mucor DSM 2157 genome harbors these coding sequences:
- a CDS encoding cytochrome c oxidase subunit 3, with translation MQSKEQYYVPEGSYWPIVGSVGMALLLGGFAGSLHGSALATGLMVLGLATILFMVFGWMGQVVHESESGFYNTQVDKSFRIGMAWFIFSEVMFFAAFFGALFYAREFSVPWLAGEGNNFWTGKLLWPEFKAVWPLIQMPNPEAFSVPSGLIHAWQIPAFNTMLLLASGATLTWAHWALLNNNRKQIIYGLIATILLGIVFLGFQVMEYGEAYGHLNLKMTSGVYGSTFFMLTGFHGLHVTLGTIMLVTILMRVIRGHFNSENHFGFEAVAWYWHFVDVVWLGLFIYVYWFV, from the coding sequence ATGCAGTCTAAAGAACAGTATTACGTTCCGGAAGGTAGTTATTGGCCCATCGTGGGTTCTGTTGGCATGGCGTTACTGCTGGGTGGTTTTGCAGGTTCCCTGCATGGCAGTGCCTTAGCTACCGGACTGATGGTATTGGGTTTGGCCACTATCCTGTTTATGGTGTTTGGTTGGATGGGGCAGGTTGTTCATGAGAGTGAGTCTGGCTTTTATAATACCCAGGTAGATAAATCATTCCGGATCGGTATGGCTTGGTTTATCTTTTCCGAAGTTATGTTCTTTGCAGCATTCTTTGGTGCCTTGTTTTATGCGCGTGAGTTTTCCGTGCCATGGCTTGCAGGTGAGGGAAATAACTTCTGGACCGGTAAGTTGCTATGGCCTGAGTTTAAAGCGGTCTGGCCTCTGATCCAAATGCCAAACCCTGAAGCATTCTCAGTACCAAGTGGTCTGATTCATGCTTGGCAAATCCCAGCCTTTAACACGATGTTACTGCTGGCTAGTGGTGCTACCTTAACTTGGGCACACTGGGCATTGCTCAACAATAATCGTAAGCAGATTATTTACGGACTGATTGCAACGATTTTACTCGGTATTGTCTTCCTTGGTTTTCAGGTCATGGAGTATGGCGAGGCGTACGGTCACTTAAATCTGAAAATGACTTCCGGTGTCTACGGTAGTACCTTCTTTATGCTGACTGGTTTCCACGGTTTGCACGTAACTTTGGGAACCATTATGTTGGTGACCATTTTGATGCGTGTTATTCGTGGCCATTTCAACTCAGAAAATCATTTTGGTTTTGAAGCGGTTGCTTGGTACTGGCACTTTGTGGATGTGGTCTGGCTTGGACTGTTCATCTATGTTTACTGGTTTGTTTGA
- a CDS encoding DUF2189 domain-containing protein: MTTVENADFTPLSDIKINHADNEAPMRWLEKGFEDFKNNLGLSLLYGGVIAAIGAILAFFTSSSPSFILGAITGFVIVGPFAAIGLYDMAREMEFGRKPQLHHAISALRKNTGTLLAFAFALGFLHTVWTRLTGLLLGLFFQDLNISRGNLFEVLSEPSSIVFLALFLLVGAVVVSFAFAISVISIPMIMHRDVDLVTAAATSLRVVKTNPRKMFTWAAMIGTIMMLGMATAFLGLIVAFPIVGYASWHAYREMVVRPDELIAKNGPITH, encoded by the coding sequence ATGACCACAGTAGAAAATGCGGACTTCACGCCCCTGTCAGACATAAAAATTAATCATGCTGACAATGAGGCCCCTATGCGTTGGCTGGAAAAAGGTTTCGAAGACTTTAAGAACAACTTGGGCCTTAGCTTACTGTACGGCGGTGTGATTGCTGCGATTGGTGCCATCCTGGCATTTTTCACCTCATCATCACCTAGCTTTATCCTCGGAGCCATCACCGGTTTCGTAATTGTTGGTCCTTTCGCCGCGATCGGCTTATACGATATGGCGCGTGAAATGGAGTTTGGCCGAAAGCCACAACTTCACCATGCTATCTCAGCACTTAGAAAGAATACTGGCACCCTGCTAGCGTTTGCCTTCGCGCTCGGCTTCCTGCATACCGTCTGGACTCGTTTAACTGGTCTACTGCTCGGCTTATTCTTTCAAGACCTGAACATCTCCCGTGGTAACTTATTTGAAGTGCTCAGCGAACCATCAAGCATTGTATTTTTAGCTCTCTTCTTATTGGTTGGCGCAGTAGTCGTAAGCTTTGCATTCGCGATTAGTGTTATCTCTATCCCTATGATCATGCACCGGGATGTTGACTTGGTAACCGCCGCTGCAACAAGCTTGCGCGTTGTGAAGACTAACCCACGTAAGATGTTCACTTGGGCCGCCATGATCGGCACCATTATGATGCTTGGAATGGCAACTGCTTTCCTTGGCCTTATCGTTGCCTTCCCTATCGTTGGTTATGCCAGCTGGCATGCTTACCGCGAGATGGTTGTTCGCCCTGATGAGTTAATTGCTAAGAACGGCCCTATTACTCACTAA
- a CDS encoding ATP-binding cassette domain-containing protein produces the protein MLEIDHLEVRWKEVALKYNFTVDVGEILTIQGRSGVGKTTLLNAIAGFEAVDQGDIRWDGRSIAPLKVTQRPVSMLFQEHNLFEHLSVWQNLQFGLVSDDIEQRIRVAAEVLEVSDQLDKSPLKLSGGQRQRIAILRTLLRPEPIVLLDEPFAELDATTRLIANDWVRETAKATNKTVLLITHQDEDVARVGDRNLLLS, from the coding sequence ATGCTGGAAATTGATCATTTAGAGGTGCGCTGGAAAGAAGTGGCGCTGAAATATAACTTCACGGTAGACGTTGGCGAAATCCTCACGATTCAAGGGCGCAGCGGGGTTGGTAAAACGACTTTACTGAATGCCATTGCCGGTTTTGAAGCGGTCGATCAAGGTGATATCCGCTGGGATGGCCGGTCCATTGCGCCACTTAAAGTAACTCAGCGTCCTGTCAGTATGCTGTTTCAGGAGCATAATCTGTTTGAGCATTTAAGTGTTTGGCAGAATTTGCAGTTTGGATTAGTGAGTGATGATATTGAGCAGCGGATTAGAGTAGCAGCCGAGGTATTAGAAGTCAGCGATCAGTTGGATAAGTCGCCGCTTAAATTATCCGGCGGCCAGCGTCAGCGCATTGCTATTTTGCGCACGCTATTAAGGCCTGAGCCGATTGTGTTGCTGGATGAGCCCTTTGCCGAGCTGGATGCCACGACGCGCTTAATTGCTAATGACTGGGTGCGAGAGACTGCAAAAGCAACCAACAAAACCGTCTTGTTGATCACGCATCAGGATGAAGATGTGGCACGGGTCGGCGATCGAAACTTGCTACTGAGTTAG
- a CDS encoding SCO family protein, producing the protein MAPAKKTLLTMIFVFVAPIVIGSVMFMNAERLGMDTSTVNYGQLVQPPVNISTDGVTLDGQPADPENLARNQWTLLYLNQAECGDACRARLDLLKRIRLLTNEDMRRIRTVSVGDTPWTDTDALKNAYPDLMLAELSDAPDNFLKQFPKQDEHPIYLIDPLGNLMMYYVGEVPDIKGIMKDFKRILKYSQIG; encoded by the coding sequence ATGGCACCTGCCAAGAAAACATTACTGACAATGATTTTTGTATTTGTCGCACCGATCGTCATCGGTAGCGTCATGTTTATGAACGCAGAACGCCTTGGTATGGATACCTCGACTGTTAACTATGGTCAATTAGTACAGCCTCCCGTCAATATCAGCACTGATGGCGTCACCCTTGATGGCCAGCCGGCTGATCCGGAGAATTTAGCGCGTAATCAATGGACGTTGCTGTATCTTAATCAAGCAGAATGTGGGGACGCTTGCCGCGCCCGTTTGGATTTACTCAAGCGTATTCGCCTGTTAACCAATGAAGATATGCGCCGGATTCGGACCGTTTCAGTCGGTGATACGCCCTGGACGGATACCGACGCGCTGAAGAACGCCTACCCTGATTTGATGCTCGCTGAACTAAGCGATGCACCCGATAATTTCCTGAAGCAATTCCCTAAACAGGATGAGCACCCCATTTATCTGATTGACCCACTTGGAAATTTAATGATGTATTATGTTGGTGAAGTGCCAGACATCAAAGGCATCATGAAAGATTTCAAACGTATTCTTAAGTACTCTCAAATTGGTTAA
- a CDS encoding COX15/CtaA family protein, with translation MSNPRQSFRRLLQFTVVLALCVIILGAYTRLSDAGLGCPDWPGCYGHLVGVPDELPHDEFDRPLETDKAWKEMIHRYLAGILGLAVLAIFIFAVAKRKQLQQSVLLPTLLLCTVIFQALLGMWTVTLLLSPVIVTAHLIGGFTTLSLTWLLLLNQSRDTNAPGPDTSMGLRFWAAIGFLLLVGQIFLGGWTSTHYAALACGTDFPTCMSQWWPTMDFDSAFQFVHHTGVDYEFGTLESPARTAVQVTHRIGALIVGTYLIGLFLLLLVQPQRKFAGLAGILLLVLATQITLGILNVVMALPLSIAVAHNLVAALLLLTVITINHRSWFRVAAPDKR, from the coding sequence ATGAGCAACCCACGTCAAAGTTTCCGACGCCTACTGCAATTTACAGTGGTATTAGCCCTCTGCGTCATTATTCTTGGCGCTTATACCCGACTCTCCGATGCTGGCTTGGGCTGTCCGGACTGGCCGGGTTGTTATGGTCATTTGGTCGGTGTGCCGGATGAACTGCCCCATGATGAGTTTGATCGCCCGCTGGAAACCGACAAAGCTTGGAAGGAAATGATCCATCGCTACCTTGCGGGCATATTGGGACTGGCTGTACTCGCCATTTTTATCTTTGCCGTTGCCAAGCGTAAACAACTCCAGCAAAGCGTACTGCTCCCAACCTTATTACTGTGTACCGTTATTTTTCAGGCCTTGCTTGGCATGTGGACGGTGACTCTATTACTGAGCCCCGTGATCGTTACTGCGCACTTGATTGGTGGTTTTACCACGCTATCGCTGACTTGGTTATTGCTGCTCAACCAATCTCGCGACACCAATGCTCCCGGTCCGGATACCAGCATGGGCTTACGCTTTTGGGCAGCCATTGGCTTTCTCTTATTAGTTGGGCAAATATTCCTCGGCGGCTGGACCAGCACTCACTACGCAGCGCTGGCGTGTGGAACGGACTTCCCAACCTGCATGAGCCAGTGGTGGCCAACCATGGACTTTGATAGCGCCTTCCAATTCGTTCATCACACTGGTGTTGATTATGAATTTGGAACACTGGAAAGCCCTGCTCGCACAGCCGTTCAGGTCACCCACCGAATAGGCGCACTAATCGTCGGCACCTACTTAATCGGCTTATTCCTATTATTGCTAGTTCAACCCCAGCGCAAATTCGCCGGCTTGGCAGGAATTCTGCTACTGGTGCTGGCCACACAGATCACACTAGGTATTCTGAATGTGGTGATGGCGCTGCCATTAAGTATTGCAGTCGCACATAATTTGGTTGCTGCCTTGTTACTACTAACCGTCATCACGATTAACCACCGCAGCTGGTTTCGTGTCGCAGCACCCGATAAAAGATAG
- a CDS encoding c-type cytochrome has protein sequence MSGSHEKLPRLFWVQIVAVLVIGVLYLFAPAPKGTPEAKVVDPQMVAALKPIGSVAIKVDVADVPARSGEEIVKGVCAVCHSIGLANAPKLDSTAKADWVARLNSDMKALVTSAINGKGGMPPRGGDPSITDEEITASIMHMLSLADVEVAEAGAAPAEAPAVAIVAAPEPVAAAPAVAKPTIPDVSVESVVATAEGEKVYQASCMACHANGVANAPILGDKLAWEPRIEQGMSVLYTTALIGDSSKATMPVKGGNPSLSDQAVIEAINYMVVKSR, from the coding sequence ATGTCTGGTTCTCATGAAAAATTACCTCGGCTTTTTTGGGTGCAGATTGTAGCAGTGCTGGTTATCGGTGTGCTTTATTTGTTTGCTCCGGCGCCTAAAGGAACCCCTGAGGCGAAAGTGGTTGATCCACAAATGGTGGCTGCATTAAAGCCAATCGGCTCGGTCGCTATTAAAGTCGATGTTGCTGATGTTCCTGCGCGCTCTGGTGAAGAGATCGTAAAAGGTGTGTGTGCAGTGTGCCACTCCATTGGTTTGGCTAATGCACCAAAGCTGGATAGCACGGCTAAAGCAGATTGGGTCGCTCGATTGAATAGTGATATGAAGGCGTTAGTGACCAGTGCAATTAATGGTAAAGGCGGCATGCCTCCTCGTGGTGGTGATCCAAGCATTACTGATGAAGAAATCACCGCATCCATCATGCATATGTTGTCATTAGCGGATGTTGAAGTGGCAGAAGCCGGCGCTGCGCCAGCCGAAGCACCGGCTGTAGCTATCGTTGCAGCACCAGAGCCTGTGGCAGCAGCTCCTGCGGTTGCTAAGCCTACGATTCCTGATGTGAGTGTAGAGTCTGTGGTCGCGACGGCTGAAGGTGAGAAGGTGTATCAGGCCTCTTGCATGGCGTGTCATGCAAATGGTGTAGCGAATGCACCTATCCTTGGTGATAAGCTGGCATGGGAGCCTCGCATTGAGCAGGGTATGAGCGTTCTGTATACCACTGCATTGATCGGCGATAGCAGTAAGGCAACTATGCCGGTTAAAGGCGGAAATCCTTCCTTGAGTGATCAAGCGGTGATTGAAGCGATCAATTACATGGTTGTTAAAAGCAGGTAA
- a CDS encoding SURF1 family protein encodes MTKLRIGSFVFSPALVPSLTFLVVFPVLISLGLWQLDRAEEKREIERQVSVAMSRAPLNINQADFNKLPADVYRPAALQGRFDNERQYLWDNKTSNGKPGYQVLTPFLLDGSNQVVMVNRGWIPILGRRDQFPDIAVDTSPIEILGVIKQPSNAIQLAVSESTQAHVYPHLVQAFEPSVIASELKQPVAPILIELDAADKHGFVRDWQPYYGKIGKHIGYAIQWFLMALIVMFLYIKLNLKRLPDGHNT; translated from the coding sequence ATGACTAAACTACGTATCGGGTCTTTTGTTTTTTCTCCTGCTCTGGTTCCTTCGCTGACTTTTCTAGTGGTATTTCCGGTGTTAATTTCGCTTGGGTTATGGCAATTAGATCGGGCAGAAGAGAAGCGGGAAATAGAGCGGCAAGTCAGTGTGGCAATGAGTCGTGCGCCCTTGAATATTAACCAGGCCGACTTTAATAAATTGCCTGCTGATGTCTATCGGCCTGCGGCATTGCAGGGGCGGTTCGATAACGAACGGCAATACCTCTGGGATAATAAAACCAGTAATGGTAAGCCGGGTTATCAAGTGCTAACGCCTTTTTTGCTGGATGGTAGTAATCAGGTTGTGATGGTTAATCGCGGTTGGATTCCAATTTTGGGCCGACGAGATCAGTTTCCGGATATTGCGGTTGATACTAGCCCTATAGAAATCCTTGGTGTTATCAAGCAGCCATCCAATGCAATACAGCTGGCTGTTAGTGAAAGTACACAAGCTCATGTCTATCCTCATCTGGTGCAGGCTTTCGAGCCATCGGTGATCGCCAGTGAGTTAAAGCAGCCGGTGGCGCCAATATTAATTGAGCTGGATGCGGCAGATAAGCATGGGTTTGTAAGAGACTGGCAGCCGTATTACGGCAAAATCGGTAAGCATATCGGTTATGCCATTCAATGGTTTTTAATGGCGCTCATTGTCATGTTTTTGTATATAAAGTTAAATCTGAAACGATTGCCTGATGGTCACAACACTTAG
- the cyoE gene encoding heme o synthase codes for MNPARPTLKDFLKLCKLKVVALIMLTAVVGMFMSTTGLPPMHLVILASIGIALASCSAAVFNHVIDQRIDTIMHRTKKRPLPEGKVNTKQAIAFGVLIGVIGIGILAIGVNLLTAVLTFFALIGYAVIYTMYLKRATPQNIVIGGAAGAAPPILGWTAITNSVDLGALLLFLIVFIWTPPHFWALAIHRHEEYAKVDVPMLPVTHGLPFTRLQILLYTIILFIVTLMPYLVGMSSLIYLVGAVVLGGGFLYYAVEMLRTPGNDKLPMKTFGYSINYLMALFVILLVDHYFPLHLNQLV; via the coding sequence ATGAATCCTGCTCGCCCTACCCTGAAAGACTTCCTGAAGCTTTGTAAACTCAAAGTCGTCGCACTCATTATGCTGACGGCAGTGGTTGGCATGTTTATGTCCACTACAGGCCTGCCGCCAATGCATTTAGTGATACTGGCTTCCATCGGAATCGCGCTTGCGTCATGCTCAGCTGCGGTGTTTAACCATGTCATCGATCAACGCATCGATACCATTATGCATCGCACCAAAAAGCGCCCATTGCCTGAAGGCAAGGTCAATACCAAGCAAGCGATTGCGTTTGGCGTATTGATTGGGGTTATTGGTATCGGCATTTTAGCCATTGGCGTGAATCTGTTGACTGCGGTACTTACCTTTTTCGCACTGATCGGCTATGCGGTGATTTACACCATGTACCTGAAACGTGCGACGCCACAGAATATCGTGATTGGTGGCGCAGCGGGTGCCGCTCCACCAATTTTAGGCTGGACTGCAATCACCAACTCGGTGGATTTAGGCGCATTGCTACTGTTTTTGATTGTGTTTATTTGGACGCCGCCACACTTTTGGGCGCTCGCTATTCACCGCCATGAAGAATATGCCAAGGTCGATGTACCAATGCTGCCAGTGACACACGGCCTGCCATTCACCCGCCTGCAGATTCTGCTGTACACCATTATTCTGTTTATCGTGACACTGATGCCTTATCTGGTCGGCATGAGCAGCCTGATTTACTTGGTTGGCGCAGTCGTGCTAGGCGGTGGCTTTCTTTACTACGCAGTTGAAATGCTAAGAACACCGGGTAACGACAAGCTACCCATGAAAACCTTTGGCTACTCGATAAACTACTTAATGGCCTTATTTGTGATTTTGCTGGTCGACCATTATTTCCCGCTACATCTTAATCAACTGGTTTGA
- a CDS encoding twin transmembrane helix small protein, whose translation MIKLIVLGFFLFILYSLGSALYYMMKDGTSSRRMLKALTMRIGASIALFIFLLFCFWMGWIRPDGSF comes from the coding sequence TTGATTAAACTTATAGTGTTGGGCTTCTTTTTGTTCATTTTGTATAGCTTAGGTTCTGCGCTGTATTACATGATGAAAGATGGCACAAGCTCACGCCGCATGTTGAAAGCACTAACCATGCGTATCGGTGCCTCAATCGCCTTGTTTATATTCCTGCTATTTTGTTTCTGGATGGGATGGATTCGACCTGATGGTTCGTTTTAA
- a CDS encoding cytochrome c oxidase assembly protein, with protein MREPVTKGFWLKLIFIPIAMFGFAFALVPLYDILCDVTGFNGRTTTSSYQDTAESYEVDEARTVFVDFAAAVAPGFPISFRPKTPQMEVVPGKVYTAYFLAENRSKDMIVGQAVPSVAPSQAATHFKKLECFCFTRQEFKAYQPVEMPVRFVVEPSLDGNVQNITLSYNFFRIQPDV; from the coding sequence ATGCGCGAACCGGTTACCAAGGGATTTTGGCTAAAGCTGATTTTTATCCCAATTGCCATGTTTGGCTTCGCCTTCGCCTTAGTGCCGTTGTATGACATTCTGTGTGATGTCACCGGCTTTAACGGGCGAACCACTACCAGCAGCTATCAAGATACTGCAGAAAGTTATGAGGTGGATGAAGCGCGCACGGTATTTGTGGATTTTGCAGCAGCAGTCGCCCCTGGTTTTCCGATTAGCTTTCGCCCGAAAACCCCTCAAATGGAAGTGGTGCCGGGCAAAGTGTATACCGCGTATTTTTTAGCTGAGAATCGTTCCAAAGATATGATTGTTGGTCAGGCAGTGCCCAGTGTGGCGCCCAGTCAGGCTGCGACCCACTTTAAAAAGTTGGAATGCTTTTGCTTTACGCGTCAGGAGTTCAAAGCCTATCAACCGGTTGAAATGCCGGTGCGGTTTGTGGTTGAGCCGTCTCTTGATGGAAATGTTCAAAACATCACACTGTCGTATAACTTTTTTAGAATACAACCTGATGTCTGA
- the coxB gene encoding cytochrome c oxidase subunit II: MLNNRFIATLFKTLILPLLMLPSTVFAEYGLNLPEGVTPISRDIYGLHMTIFWVCVGIAVIVFGVMIYSMIYHRKSKGAVASNFHESTTIELIWTLVPLAILIAIAVPATKVLIDLENTEKADMTVKITGYQWKWQYEYLDHDISFFSNLTQKSRDGINNAAVRATDEHYLQDVDNRLVLPVNQRIRFLMTSNDVIHSWWVRELGVKQDANPGFINDSWAYIEEPGVYRGKCTELCGKDHGFMPIVVEVKSQEDYAAWVDEQKAIAAAAAASGDREWSKEELMVQGQKVYSTNCAACHGVTGAGVPGAFPAMAGSPITTKTENMAAHIDIILNGKSGTAMQAFGKQLSDSDIAAVVTYERNAFGNNTNEIVQPATIKSAR; this comes from the coding sequence ATGTTGAATAACCGATTCATCGCGACCTTATTCAAAACACTGATCTTGCCGCTGCTTATGTTGCCAAGCACAGTGTTTGCTGAATACGGTTTGAATCTCCCGGAAGGGGTAACCCCCATTAGCCGAGATATCTACGGCTTACACATGACCATCTTCTGGGTGTGTGTGGGAATCGCGGTTATTGTATTTGGTGTCATGATCTATTCGATGATCTATCACCGCAAATCTAAAGGCGCAGTCGCCTCCAACTTTCATGAAAGCACGACCATTGAGTTGATTTGGACGCTGGTTCCACTGGCTATCCTGATCGCTATTGCCGTGCCTGCCACTAAAGTATTGATCGACCTTGAGAATACTGAAAAAGCGGACATGACAGTGAAGATCACTGGCTATCAGTGGAAGTGGCAGTATGAATACTTAGATCATGATATTAGCTTCTTCAGTAATCTGACACAGAAAAGCCGCGACGGAATCAACAATGCGGCTGTGCGTGCAACAGATGAACACTACTTACAAGACGTTGATAACCGACTGGTGCTGCCAGTCAATCAGCGAATTCGTTTCTTAATGACCTCTAACGATGTAATCCACTCTTGGTGGGTGCGTGAACTGGGTGTAAAGCAGGATGCGAATCCGGGCTTTATCAATGACTCTTGGGCTTATATCGAAGAGCCTGGTGTGTATCGTGGTAAATGTACTGAGCTTTGCGGAAAAGACCACGGCTTTATGCCAATTGTGGTTGAAGTGAAGTCTCAGGAAGATTATGCCGCTTGGGTCGATGAGCAGAAGGCTATTGCCGCTGCTGCAGCTGCCTCCGGTGATCGTGAGTGGTCTAAGGAAGAGCTGATGGTTCAGGGTCAAAAGGTTTACAGTACTAACTGTGCCGCTTGTCACGGTGTGACAGGTGCTGGTGTACCTGGTGCGTTCCCTGCGATGGCAGGCAGTCCAATTACGACTAAAACGGAAAACATGGCTGCTCATATCGATATCATTCTCAACGGTAAAAGTGGGACTGCGATGCAAGCGTTTGGCAAGCAGCTGAGCGATAGTGACATTGCGGCGGTGGTGACTTACGAGCGTAACGCGTTCGGCAATAACACCAACGAAATTGTTCAACCTGCAACAATTAAGTCTGCACGATAA
- a CDS encoding DUF2970 domain-containing protein produces the protein MEFLNAIKSVMAAFIGVQKKKNLEDDFAKSSATPFIVAGLIMVVVFVLVVYTVVQVVLS, from the coding sequence ATGGAATTTCTTAATGCAATCAAGAGCGTAATGGCGGCCTTTATCGGGGTGCAGAAAAAGAAAAACCTGGAGGATGACTTTGCTAAATCCAGTGCAACGCCGTTTATTGTGGCAGGGCTAATCATGGTGGTGGTGTTTGTTTTGGTCGTTTATACCGTCGTGCAGGTGGTGCTGAGCTAA
- the ctaD gene encoding cytochrome c oxidase subunit I, translating into MATTTTDIEADIQNHAHDDHHHGPEPGLMRWVKTTNHKDIGYLYLWFAFIMLLIGGAMAMVIRAELFMPGLQFVEPQFFNQMTTMHGLIMVFGAIMPAFVGLANIQIPTMIGAPDMALPRMNNWSFWILPFAGAMLMSTMFMEGGGPAFGWTFYAPLSTTFAPQSTDYFIFAIHMLGFSSIMGAINIIATVMNMRASGMKLMDMPLFVWTWFITAFLLIAAMPVLAGAVTMMLTDRNFGTSFFDAAGGGDPVMFQHIFWFFGHPEVYIMILPAFGIISQIIPTFSRKPLFGYSSMVYATASIAVLSFVVWAHHMFLTGMPVAGQMYFMYATILISVPTGVKVFNWVSTMWRGSLSFEIPMMWAVAFVILFTIGGLSGLMLGIVPADIQYHDTYFVVAHFHYVLVTGALFSIIAGVYYWLPKWCGRMYNEKLATIHFWWAVLSVNVLFFPMHFLGLAGMPRRIPDYSLQFADFNLIASVGGFVFGLSFLLLAYIIVDCIRNGRVVKEARVWESAKGLEWTLPTPAPYHTFNEEPPRELILKESSHTGH; encoded by the coding sequence ATGGCAACAACGACAACTGATATTGAAGCCGACATCCAGAATCATGCACATGACGATCATCATCATGGACCTGAGCCAGGCTTAATGCGGTGGGTAAAAACAACCAACCACAAAGACATCGGTTACCTCTATCTTTGGTTTGCATTCATTATGCTGCTGATTGGTGGTGCGATGGCGATGGTTATCCGTGCTGAATTATTTATGCCGGGATTGCAGTTTGTAGAGCCACAGTTTTTTAACCAGATGACGACCATGCATGGTTTGATTATGGTATTTGGTGCGATCATGCCGGCCTTTGTGGGCTTGGCGAATATTCAGATTCCTACCATGATTGGTGCACCGGATATGGCGTTACCCCGCATGAATAACTGGAGCTTCTGGATTCTGCCATTTGCAGGTGCCATGTTAATGAGCACTATGTTTATGGAAGGTGGCGGACCGGCCTTTGGTTGGACGTTCTACGCACCGTTGTCTACAACGTTTGCGCCACAAAGTACTGACTACTTCATCTTTGCTATTCACATGTTGGGTTTCTCATCCATCATGGGTGCGATCAATATCATTGCGACTGTAATGAATATGCGTGCTAGCGGCATGAAGCTAATGGATATGCCATTGTTCGTTTGGACTTGGTTTATCACAGCCTTCCTGCTGATTGCAGCGATGCCAGTATTGGCCGGTGCGGTAACAATGATGCTGACTGACCGTAACTTCGGTACTAGCTTCTTTGATGCAGCAGGTGGTGGTGACCCGGTTATGTTCCAGCATATTTTCTGGTTCTTCGGTCACCCTGAAGTTTACATTATGATTTTGCCGGCCTTCGGTATTATCTCGCAAATCATCCCGACGTTTTCGCGTAAACCATTGTTTGGTTACAGCTCAATGGTGTATGCAACGGCTTCAATTGCGGTGCTATCATTCGTAGTTTGGGCACATCACATGTTCCTAACCGGTATGCCGGTTGCGGGTCAGATGTACTTTATGTATGCGACGATCCTGATCTCCGTTCCGACTGGTGTGAAAGTGTTCAACTGGGTGTCTACCATGTGGAGAGGCTCGTTGAGCTTTGAAATCCCCATGATGTGGGCGGTGGCCTTTGTAATCCTGTTTACTATCGGTGGTTTGTCCGGCTTGATGCTGGGTATCGTACCGGCGGATATTCAATACCATGATACCTACTTCGTGGTGGCGCATTTCCATTATGTACTGGTAACGGGTGCGCTGTTCTCTATCATTGCTGGCGTTTACTACTGGTTGCCAAAATGGTGTGGTCGTATGTACAACGAGAAGCTGGCAACGATCCACTTCTGGTGGGCGGTACTGTCAGTGAATGTGTTGTTCTTCCCAATGCACTTCCTAGGGTTAGCGGGTATGCCACGCCGTATTCCTGACTACTCACTACAGTTTGCTGACTTCAATCTGATTGCTAGTGTCGGTGGCTTCGTGTTTGGTTTGTCCTTCTTATTGCTGGCTTACATCATTGTGGATTGCATCCGTAATGGTCGTGTCGTCAAAGAAGCACGCGTTTGGGAAAGTGCTAAAGGTCTGGAGTGGACATTGCCTACACCTGCGCCTTACCACACCTTTAACGAAGAGCCACCACGTGAGTTGATTCTTAAAGAATCTAGCCACACAGGTCATTGA